In one window of Musa acuminata AAA Group cultivar baxijiao chromosome BXJ3-2, Cavendish_Baxijiao_AAA, whole genome shotgun sequence DNA:
- the LOC135632060 gene encoding uncharacterized protein At2g24330-like, which produces MAADDASSAGGAENLAAGAPPPPPPPPSPPKKQRRGFVARLWHGIFAGRNEDYEKRLQYLSKEEATVHSRMKHRAQSSRRIVRDLIVLSVILEVAAVAYAIMTTRSADMSWKMRAIRVLPMFVLPGLSSMIYSALVSFMRMLDHKDQKTLERLRAERKAKIDELKERTNYYTTQQLIQKYDLDPAAKAAAATVLASKLGADSGLKVYVGDEPNTSTVAKGSDADPVITTGLRNRKQSHARSNSTGSTIVSQMVNETSDELGVDDQEISAQTQKVVEHYKASGASDGGWIARIAALLVGEDPSQSYALICGNCHMHNGLARKEDYPCISYYCPHCRALNTSQQSGEPDSGSSSGRGISYASVDAKYDNNAEVPKLPTGEKDDKEDALEVS; this is translated from the exons ATGGCAGCGGACGATGCCAGTTCGGCCGGAGGTGCGGAGAACCTAGCTGCGGgggcgccaccaccaccacctcctcctccttctcctcccaaGAAGCAGCGGAGGGGGTTCGTGGCGCGGCTGTGGCACGGGATCTTTGCGGGGAGGAACGAGGACTATGAGAAACGGCTTCAGTACTTGTCCAAGGAGGAGGCTACAGTCCATTCGCGGATGAAGCACCGGGCGCAATCATCACGGCGGATCGTCCGCGATCTTATCGTCCTCTCCGTCATCCTCGAG GTGGCAGCAGTGGCTTATGCTATCATGACAACCAGATCAGCAGATATGAGCTGGAAGATGAGGGCTATACGAGTTCTTCCTATGTTTGTTTTACCTGGTTTATCTTCTATGATTTATTCAGCACTTGTAAGCTTCATGAGGATGC TTGATCACAAGGACCAGAAGACACTTGAAAGGCTGCGAGCTGAGAGGAAAGCGAAGATCGATGAGCTTAAAGAGAGAACAAACTATTACACCACACAACAACTAATTCAG AAATATGACCTTGATCCTGCTGCAAAGGCTGCAGCAGCAACAGTTCTGGCATCTAAGTTGGGGGCTGACTCTGGTCTGAAAGTTTATGTTGGAGATGAACCAAATACAAGTACAGTGGCAAAAGGCAGTGATGCTGACCCTGTCATAACCACTGGGCTGAGGAACAGGAAACAATCACATGCAAGAAGCAATAGCACTGGGAGCACTATTGTATCTCAAATGGTCAACGAAACTTCGGACGAGCTTGGGGTCGATGACCAAGAAATTTCCGCTCAGACTCAGAAGGTTGTTGAACACTACAAAGCCTCTGGTGCTAGTGATGGTGGTTGGATTGCTCGTATAGCTGCATTGCTTGTGGGTGAGGATCCATCGCAGAGCTATGCACTCATATGTGGCAACTGCCATATGCATAATG GACTGGCAAGGAAAGAAGATTATCCTTGCATATCTTACTACTGTCCTCATTGTCGTGCGTTGAATACATCTCAGCAATCAGGAGAGCCTGATTCAGGTTCCAGTTCAGGCAGGGGCATTTCATATGCTTCGGTTGATGCCAAATATGATAACAATGCAGAAGTTCCTAAGTTGCCAACTGGTGAAAAGGATGATAAAGAAGATGCCCTAGAGGTTAGTTGA